The sequence GTTCATCTCCGACCTGCCGAACGGCTACGACACCACCGTCGGCGAGCACGGGCTCACCCTCTCCGGCGGCCAGCGCCAGCGCGTCGCCCTCGCCCGCGCCATCCTCACCGACCCCCGGCTCCTCCTCCTCGACGACGCGACCTCCGCCGTCGACGCCCGGGTCGAGCACGAGATCCACGAGGCGCTCAAGCAGGTCATGGCGGGGCGGACCACCCTCCTCATCGCCCACCGCCGCTCCACCCTCCAGCTCGCCGACCGCATCGCCGTCCTCGACGGCGGGAAGGTCGCCGCGGTCGGCACCCACGCGGAGCTGGAGCGCACCTCCGCCCTCTACCGCCGCCTCCTCACCGACCCCGACGAGCTGGGCGCCACCTCGCCCGGCCACCGGCCGCCGAGCCCCGAGGCCGCCCCCGAGGACGACCGCGCACTCCTGGAGGAGCTGGACGCCGAGTTCGACGCGGAGCGCGGCATCACCCCCGAGCTGTGGATCCGCCGGGAGGAGGAGCGGGACACCACCGTGGCCGGCACGCCCGCCACCCCCGAACTCCTCGCCCAGGTGGAGGCGCTGCCACCCGCCACCGACACCCCCGAGATCGACGAGACCGCCGCCGCGCGGCCGGAGGAGTCCTACGGGCTGCGCCGGCTGCTGCGCGGCTTCGGAGCGGTCCTGCTCCTCAGCTTCGGGCTCGTCGCCGTCGACGCCGGGATGGGCCTGCTGCTCCCGGTCCTCATCCGGCACGGCATCGACGAGGGCGTCAGCCGGATCTCCATCGGCGCGGTGTGGGCCGCCTCCGCCCTCGCGCTGGTCGTCGTCCTCGTCCAGTGGGCCGCCCAGATCGGCGAGACCCGGATGACGGGCCGGACCGGTGAGCGGATGCTCTACTCGCTCCGGCTGAAGATCTTCGCCCAGCTCCAGCGCCTGGGCCTGGACTACTACGAGCGCGAGCTGACCGGCCGGATCATGACCCGGATGACGACGGACGTGGACGCCCTCTCCACGTTCCTCCAGACCGGTCTCGTCACCGCGTTCGTCTCCGTGGTCACCTTCTTCGGGATCATGGTCGCGCTGCTCGTCCTGGACATCCAGCTCGCCCTGGTCGTCTTCGCCACCCTGCCCGTGCTGATCATCGGCACCGTCTTCTTCCGGCGCAGCAGCGTCAAGGCGTACGAACTGGCCCGGACCCGCATCAGCGCCGTCAACGCCGACCTCCAGGAGTCCGTCGCCGGTCTCAGGATCGTCCAGGCCTTCGGCCGCGAGCACGACGGGGCCGCCCGCTACGCCGAGCGCAGCGACAGCTACCGGCAGGCCCGGGTACGCGGCCAGTGGCTGATCTCCGTCTACTTCCCCTTCGTCCAGCTGCTGGCCTCCGTCGCCGCCGCCGCGGTGATGATCGTGGGCGCGGGCCGGATCGACGACGGCACGCTGACCGTCGGCGCGCTGGTCGCCTACCTCCTCTACATCGACCTGTTCTTCGCCCCCGTCCAGCAGCTCTCCCAGGTCTTCGACGGCTACCAGCAGGCCACCGTCTCCCTCGGCCGCATCCAGGAGCTGCTGCGCGAGCCCACCTCGACCGCCGATCCGGACGAGCCGCTCGACGTGCTCTCGCTGCGCGGCGAGATCGCGTTCGAGGACGTCTCCTTCGCGTACGGGGGCGAGGAGGAGGCCCTCACCGGGATCGACCTGCACATCCCGGCCGGGCAGACCGTCGCCTTCGTCGGGGAGACGGGGGCCGGGAAGTCGACGCTGGTCAAGCTGGTCGCCCGGTTCTACGACCCGACCGACGGCCGGGTCACCGCCGACGGCACCGACCTCCGCGAGCTCGGCCTGACCGCCTACCGGCACCGCCTCGGCGTCGTCCCGCAGGAGGCGTACCTCTTCGCCGGGACGGTCCGCGACGCCATCGCCTACGGGCTGCCCGACGCCACCGACGCCTCGGTGGAGGCCGCGGCCCGCGCGGTGGGCGCGCACGAGATGATCGCCACGCTGGAGGGCGGCTACCTCCACGAGGTCGCCGAGCGCGGCCGCAACCTCTCCGCCGGTCAGCGCCAGCTGATCGCCCTGGCCCGCGCCGAGCTGGTCGACCCGGACGTCCTGCTCCTGGACGAGGCCACCGCCGCTCTCGACCTCGCCACCGAGGCGCTCGTGAACCAGGCGACCGACCGGCTCACCGGCCGCCGGACCACGCTGGTGGTCGCCCACCGGCTGACGACGGCCGCCCGCGCCGACCGGGTCGTGGTGATGG is a genomic window of Streptomyces sp. YPW6 containing:
- a CDS encoding ABC transporter ATP-binding protein, with translation MTGAERQGWGRRLTGYAWRYRRNVVLALGSSLGGMAVMALVPLITKVIIDDVVTDHTRSLAVWTGLLIGAAVLVYIATYIRRYYGGRLALDVQHDLRTDMYATITRLDGRRQDELSTGQVVGRATSDLQLIQGLLFMLPMTIGNVLLFLISLVIMAWLSLPLTLVALAVAPALWFIARRSRTRLFPATWYAQSQAAAVAGVVDGAVSGVRVVKGFGQEDQETGKLREVSRRLFAGRLRTIRMNSRYTPALQAVPALGQVAMLALGGWLATRGEITLGTFVAFSTYLAQLVGPVRMLAMVLTVGQQARAGVERVLELIDTEPSLRDGTKELPADAPAGIEFDDVRFGYGPLRSDADADRGSGAADRPVLDGFSLTVEPGETVALVGASGSGKSTVSLLLPRFYDVSHGAVLIGGHDVRELTQASLRAAIGLVPEDSFLFSDTVRANIAYGLPDATQEQIETAARAAQAHGFISDLPNGYDTTVGEHGLTLSGGQRQRVALARAILTDPRLLLLDDATSAVDARVEHEIHEALKQVMAGRTTLLIAHRRSTLQLADRIAVLDGGKVAAVGTHAELERTSALYRRLLTDPDELGATSPGHRPPSPEAAPEDDRALLEELDAEFDAERGITPELWIRREEERDTTVAGTPATPELLAQVEALPPATDTPEIDETAAARPEESYGLRRLLRGFGAVLLLSFGLVAVDAGMGLLLPVLIRHGIDEGVSRISIGAVWAASALALVVVLVQWAAQIGETRMTGRTGERMLYSLRLKIFAQLQRLGLDYYERELTGRIMTRMTTDVDALSTFLQTGLVTAFVSVVTFFGIMVALLVLDIQLALVVFATLPVLIIGTVFFRRSSVKAYELARTRISAVNADLQESVAGLRIVQAFGREHDGAARYAERSDSYRQARVRGQWLISVYFPFVQLLASVAAAAVMIVGAGRIDDGTLTVGALVAYLLYIDLFFAPVQQLSQVFDGYQQATVSLGRIQELLREPTSTADPDEPLDVLSLRGEIAFEDVSFAYGGEEEALTGIDLHIPAGQTVAFVGETGAGKSTLVKLVARFYDPTDGRVTADGTDLRELGLTAYRHRLGVVPQEAYLFAGTVRDAIAYGLPDATDASVEAAARAVGAHEMIATLEGGYLHEVAERGRNLSAGQRQLIALARAELVDPDVLLLDEATAALDLATEALVNQATDRLTGRRTTLVVAHRLTTAARADRVVVMDHGRVAEDGTHDELLALDGLYARLWRTFIGEGIGEDEPAAV